One region of Miscanthus floridulus cultivar M001 chromosome 19, ASM1932011v1, whole genome shotgun sequence genomic DNA includes:
- the LOC136526621 gene encoding uncharacterized protein: MSQSPSKKLLTGDASGEKKVQPSNSPPRRRGRSHSRRSHNRDARSRVVKRIIERPSANVAWPMLTRTNYPEWALVMEEGESVNEFGIHITALATNLRSLGDNITDAEVVKKLLQVVPERLNQAAVSLEMFLDLNKVTIEEVVGRLRVFEERAKPKEVTDAMGRLMLCEEDWEARRKARREQENSGGSGGPSSRGKRRGRGRGRGGAGSSTREGRDGQNAGAKNAGGGRPPPDTLCNNCGKSDHWAKDCREKKKKGAAHVAQAEEDEHTLMYIAADAEVIASSVSCCHPRSPLPIIEPQARVHLVEPKVLLHLSEEEKEVVVSRRWVLDTGAMNHMTGTRTVFVELNTGITSTVKFGDGSCGRHPGQGYRPIRL, encoded by the exons ATGTCACAGTCACCATCCAAGAAGCTGCTGACTGGTGATGCCTCCGGCGAAAAGAAGGTCCAGCCGTCGAACTCGCCGCCACGTCGCCGTGGCCGCTCTCACAGCCGCCGCTCGCACAACCGGGACGCCAGGTCGCGCGTCGTCAAGCGCATCATTGAGCGACCATCTGCGAACGTCGCATGGCCGATGTTGACCCGGACCAACTATCCGGAATGGGCCCTGGTCATGGAG GAAGGGGAGAGCGTCAACGAGTTCGGCATCCACATCACCGCACTCGCCACCAACCTCCGCTCCCTCGGCGACAACATCACCGACGCTGAGGTAGTGAAGAAATTGCTGCAGGTGGTCCCTGAAAGGCTGAACCAAGCCGCTGTCTCCCTCGAGATGTTCCTTGACCTGAACAAGGTCACCATCGAGGAGGTGGTCGGACGGCTGCGCGTGTTCGAGGAGCGCGCCAAGCCCAAGGAGGTCACGGACGCCATGGGGCGCCTGATGCTCTGCGAGGAGGACTGGGAGGCCCGCCGTAAAGCGCGTCGTGAGCAGGAGAACTCTGGTGGCAGCGGTGGCCCCAGCAGCCGCGGGAAGCGTCGGGGGCGCGGCCGCGGTCGCGGTGGTGCGGGATCCTCAACGCGTGAAGGCCGTGATGGCCAGAATGCAGGCGCCAAGAACGCCGGTGGCGGGAGGCCACCACCCGATACCCTCTGCAACAACTGTGGCAAGTCCGACCATTGGGCCAAGGATTGccgtgagaagaagaagaagggcgcggcaCATGTCGCGCAGGCTGAGGAGGATGAGCACACGCTGATGTACATCGCCGCGGACGCCGAGGTAATCGCGTCGTCCGTGTCATGCTGCCACCCTAGGTCGCCGCTACCCATCATTGAGCCACAGGCGCGTGTCCACCTTGTCGAACCGAAGGTGCTCCTCCACCTCagtgaggaagagaaggaggtcGTGGTGTCTCGCCGCTGGGTACTAGACACCGGAGCCATGAACCACATGACAGGTACACGCACTGTCTTCGTTGAGCTGAACACCGGCATCACTAGCACCGTCAAGTTCGGGGACGGATCCTGTGGTCGACATCCAGGGCAAGGGTACCGTCCTATTCGCCTGTAG